A region of Hemicordylus capensis ecotype Gifberg chromosome 17, rHemCap1.1.pri, whole genome shotgun sequence DNA encodes the following proteins:
- the TMEM250 gene encoding transmembrane protein 250 translates to MPVIPIPRRVRSFHGPHTTCLHSACGPVRTTHLVRTKYNNFDLYLKSRWMYGFIRFLLYFSCSLFTSILWVALSLLFGLQYLSIRVFLRFQYKLSIILLLLGRRRVDFSLLNELLVYGIHVTMLLVGGLGWCFMVFVDM, encoded by the coding sequence ATGCCTGTCATCCCCATCCCGCGGCGGGTCCGGTCTTTCCACGGCCCCCACACGACATGCCTGCACTCGGCCTGCGGGCCGGTCAGGACCACCCACTTGGTGCGCACCAAGTACAACAACTTCGATCTCTACCTGAAGTCCCGCTGGATGTATGGCTTCATCCGTTTCTTGCTGTACTTCAGCTGCAGCCTGTTTACCTCCATCCTGTGGGTGGCACTCTCTCTCTTGTTTGGCCTCCAGTACCTCAGCATCCGGGTCTTCCTCCGCTTCCAGTACAAGCTCTCCATCATCCTGCTCTTGCTGGGAAGGAGGCGGGTGGACTTCAGCCTCCTCAATGAACTGCTCGTCTACGGCATCCACGTCACCATGCTGCTGGTCGGGGGGCTGGGCTGGTGCTTCATGGTCTTTGTGGACATGTGA